A genomic region of Salinibacter pepae contains the following coding sequences:
- a CDS encoding cupin domain-containing protein, which produces MPVRSLDALDRSEKMPGYLGAFLHGENMTVTSWEVEAGASVPEHSHPHEQISIVVAGEFELTIDGTTDTLTPGRVAVIPPDTPHSGRAVTECEILDVFSPVREDYQ; this is translated from the coding sequence ATGCCCGTTCGTTCGCTCGACGCCCTTGACCGCTCCGAGAAGATGCCCGGGTACCTGGGCGCGTTTCTGCACGGCGAGAACATGACCGTCACGAGCTGGGAGGTGGAGGCCGGCGCATCGGTTCCCGAGCACAGCCACCCCCACGAGCAAATCTCGATCGTGGTGGCGGGGGAGTTCGAGCTTACGATCGACGGCACGACCGACACCCTAACGCCGGGCCGCGTCGCCGTCATTCCGCCCGACACCCCCCACTCGGGCCGCGCCGTCACGGAGTGCGAGATCCTCGACGTGTTCAGCCCGGTCCGGGAGGACTACCAGTAG
- the argS gene encoding arginine--tRNA ligase, protein MKDYLRTQIRRVLDALGDVPDDFEIELEAPDRPEHGDLATNTALRLASVLGDNPRAIADTLAERLRGRVDPARIKSVEVAGPGFVNFRFAQDYLFDGLADLLAQGDTFGQTDAGGGQRALVEYVSANPTGPLNVGHGRNAVLGDTIANLLAWTGYDVTREYYYNDAGRQMRVLAQSVRARYEELAGNVPTTTLTLDDDTTVEVPESFPEDGYLGQYIVEIAQALYDEHGDALRATDDLAPFRTAAETAIFGDIESTLRALNIDMDGYANEQALHDEGRVDAVLDGLADAGYTYEEDGALWFKTTAFGTEDDTVLVKQTGEPTYRTPDIAYHAAKFERGFDLMVDVFGADHHAAYPDVLSALDVLGYDTDRVDVILYQFVTLVRGDEPVKMSTRRANYVTLDDLIEQVGADVTRFFFLMRSPDTHLNFDLELAEEESEKNPVFYLQYAHARICSVLDKAEEVGFSHDEDADLSLLTHEDEIALIKELLRFPRELRNAADARAPHFVPNYLRDVATAFSQFYDNCRIIGEEQELASARMRLALAAKTVLKNGLTVLGISAPRQM, encoded by the coding sequence ATGAAAGACTACCTCCGAACACAGATCCGCCGTGTGCTCGACGCCCTGGGCGACGTGCCGGACGACTTCGAGATCGAGCTTGAGGCACCGGACCGCCCGGAGCACGGCGACCTGGCCACGAACACGGCCCTCCGCCTCGCCAGCGTGCTCGGCGACAACCCGCGGGCCATCGCCGACACCCTGGCGGAGCGGCTGCGGGGGCGCGTCGACCCGGCTCGCATCAAGAGCGTGGAGGTGGCGGGGCCCGGCTTCGTCAATTTCCGCTTCGCGCAGGACTACCTCTTCGACGGGCTCGCCGACCTCCTGGCGCAGGGCGACACGTTCGGGCAGACGGACGCCGGGGGCGGGCAGCGCGCACTGGTCGAGTACGTGAGCGCCAACCCCACCGGCCCCCTCAACGTGGGGCACGGCCGCAACGCGGTCCTGGGCGACACGATCGCCAACCTGTTGGCCTGGACCGGCTACGACGTCACGCGCGAATACTACTACAACGACGCCGGGCGCCAGATGCGCGTGCTCGCCCAGTCGGTCCGGGCCCGCTACGAGGAGCTGGCGGGCAACGTCCCCACCACGACCCTCACGCTCGACGACGACACGACCGTGGAGGTGCCCGAGTCCTTCCCCGAAGACGGCTACCTCGGGCAGTACATCGTGGAGATTGCCCAGGCCCTCTACGACGAGCACGGGGACGCCCTCCGCGCCACCGACGACCTCGCGCCGTTCCGGACGGCCGCGGAGACGGCCATTTTCGGGGACATCGAGTCCACCCTCCGCGCCCTCAACATCGACATGGACGGCTACGCCAACGAACAGGCCCTGCACGACGAGGGGCGGGTCGACGCGGTGCTCGACGGCCTCGCCGACGCCGGCTACACCTACGAGGAGGACGGCGCGCTCTGGTTCAAAACCACCGCGTTCGGCACGGAGGACGACACGGTGCTCGTGAAGCAGACCGGCGAGCCCACGTACCGCACCCCCGACATCGCCTACCACGCCGCCAAGTTCGAGCGCGGCTTCGACCTCATGGTCGATGTCTTTGGGGCCGACCACCACGCCGCCTACCCGGACGTGCTGAGCGCCCTGGACGTGCTCGGCTACGACACGGACCGGGTCGACGTGATTCTCTACCAGTTCGTCACGCTCGTGCGGGGCGACGAGCCCGTCAAGATGAGCACCCGCCGCGCCAACTACGTCACGCTCGACGACCTCATCGAGCAGGTGGGGGCGGACGTGACGCGCTTTTTCTTCTTGATGCGCTCCCCCGATACGCACCTCAACTTTGATCTGGAGCTGGCAGAGGAGGAGAGCGAGAAGAATCCTGTCTTCTACCTGCAGTACGCTCACGCCCGCATCTGCTCGGTGCTCGACAAGGCCGAGGAGGTGGGCTTCTCGCACGACGAGGACGCCGACCTGTCCCTGCTGACGCACGAGGACGAGATCGCCCTCATCAAGGAGCTGCTCCGCTTCCCGCGAGAACTACGGAACGCCGCGGACGCGCGGGCGCCGCACTTCGTCCCCAACTACCTGCGGGACGTGGCGACCGCCTTCTCGCAGTTCTACGACAACTGTCGCATTATTGGGGAAGAGCAAGAACTGGCGTCGGCCCGCATGCGGCTTGCACTGGCCGCAAAGACGGTCCTCAAGAACGGGCTCACGGTGCTCGGCATCTCCGCTCCCCGACAGATGTGA